The proteins below come from a single Rhodanobacter sp. LX-99 genomic window:
- a CDS encoding SH3 domain-containing protein yields MRFPLLAATALALAFAGAPLQAHEANDALTVPPSGVLGVGEAQLTPAFWIGRQAEPDRVILDRAAIEAQNAKLLQIDPSMHDLRALPKTLSREQVAGWIEALSERPDRPLFDVDGQPVPAATLDAVVGNLALDAIPAQQKTRYGLVVRRAALRTFPTTLRVFSTKGDTDIDRFQETAEFPGTPVAIVHASADGKWLFVVSPRYAAWTEKENVAEGSAAEVFGYADKAPYRVITGAVERTVFTREQPAVSQLQLDMGTRVPVLTNLPPDQPVNGQTPYAAHVIELPLRKADGSLGFSPALLQKNTDTAADYLPLTRANIVRQAFKFLGERYGWGHAYDGRDCSGFVSDVYRSMGVQMPRNTSKQAISPALEHRAFTAKDSREERIKAVHALQVGDLVYIPGHVMMVIGQLYGQPYVIHDVGGMSYRKADGSKAHVKLNAVSVTPLLPMLFNDKQTFVDRMTSIVRIRH; encoded by the coding sequence ATGCGATTTCCCCTGCTTGCCGCCACCGCGCTTGCGCTCGCCTTCGCCGGCGCCCCGCTGCAGGCGCACGAGGCGAACGATGCGTTGACCGTGCCGCCGTCCGGCGTGCTCGGCGTCGGCGAGGCGCAGCTCACGCCCGCGTTCTGGATCGGCCGGCAGGCCGAGCCCGACCGGGTGATCCTCGATCGCGCCGCGATCGAGGCGCAGAACGCGAAGTTGCTGCAGATCGATCCGTCGATGCACGATCTGCGCGCCTTGCCGAAAACCTTGAGCCGCGAGCAGGTCGCCGGCTGGATCGAGGCGCTGTCCGAGCGGCCGGACCGCCCGCTGTTCGACGTCGACGGCCAGCCGGTGCCGGCCGCCACGCTGGACGCCGTGGTCGGCAACCTCGCGCTCGATGCGATTCCCGCGCAGCAGAAGACGCGCTACGGCCTGGTGGTGCGCCGCGCCGCGCTGCGCACGTTCCCCACCACGCTGCGCGTGTTCAGCACGAAGGGCGACACCGACATCGACCGCTTCCAGGAAACCGCCGAGTTTCCCGGCACGCCGGTGGCGATCGTGCACGCCAGCGCCGACGGCAAGTGGCTGTTCGTGGTCAGTCCGCGCTACGCCGCCTGGACCGAGAAAGAGAACGTGGCCGAAGGCAGCGCGGCCGAAGTGTTCGGCTACGCCGACAAGGCGCCGTACCGGGTGATCACCGGCGCGGTCGAGCGCACCGTGTTCACCCGCGAGCAGCCGGCGGTATCGCAGCTGCAGCTGGACATGGGTACGCGCGTGCCGGTGCTGACGAACCTGCCGCCGGATCAGCCGGTCAACGGCCAGACGCCGTACGCCGCGCACGTGATCGAGCTGCCGCTGCGCAAGGCCGACGGCTCGCTGGGATTCAGCCCGGCGCTGCTGCAGAAGAACACCGACACCGCCGCCGACTACCTGCCGCTGACCCGCGCCAACATCGTCCGCCAGGCGTTCAAGTTCCTCGGCGAGCGCTACGGCTGGGGCCACGCCTACGACGGCCGCGACTGCAGCGGCTTCGTCTCCGACGTGTACCGCAGCATGGGCGTGCAGATGCCGCGCAATACAAGCAAGCAGGCGATCAGCCCGGCGCTGGAACACCGCGCGTTCACCGCGAAGGACAGCCGCGAAGAACGCATCAAGGCGGTGCACGCGCTGCAGGTGGGCGACCTGGTCTACATCCCCGGCCACGTGATGATGGTGATCGGCCAGCTGTACGGCCAGCCCTACGTGATCCACGACGTGGGCGGCATGAGTTACCGCAAGGCGGACGGCAGCAAGGCGCACGTCAAGCTCAACGCGGTCTCGGTGACCCCGCTGCTGCCGATGCTGTTCAACGACAAGCAGACCTTTGTCGACCGCATGACCAGCATCGTGCGCATCCGCCACTGA
- a CDS encoding DUF819 family protein, giving the protein MHVIHTVWPYLALMLLVAGLFPAMERRFGWKVFSVLPPIVLTYLLVTALAVSGLWQVNAEIKAAQSMLVSHMVPALLFLLMINCDLRAIWRLGPRVLGVFACTSLSLFAAFIGTYLIYRHWLPGNDWQPLAALSGSWVGGTANMIAVKQAIGMSDTYLAMSLLTDALGYSMWVVVLFSVARLAPAFNRWTRAKSSGDIPLAPVKAKAPTTYDSVLLWLGMALAVAALSGWLAGWLPVSGMISATTWTILLATGLGLVVAHTPLAEFPGAGTISSAMLISVVAVLASQSNFQGIAAAPLYLLCGLTIIAIHAVLLVGFAKLFRFDLYLCGISSLAHIGGVAATPILAASYSAALVPVGILLALLGYILGTGFGLLVATILSTLAGG; this is encoded by the coding sequence ATGCATGTGATCCATACGGTCTGGCCCTACCTGGCGCTGATGTTGCTGGTCGCCGGTTTGTTTCCGGCAATGGAGCGCCGCTTCGGCTGGAAGGTGTTTTCGGTGCTGCCGCCGATCGTGCTGACTTACCTGCTGGTCACCGCGCTGGCGGTTTCCGGGCTGTGGCAGGTCAACGCGGAGATCAAGGCGGCGCAGTCGATGCTGGTCTCGCACATGGTGCCGGCGCTGCTGTTCCTGCTGATGATCAACTGCGACCTGCGCGCGATCTGGCGGCTCGGCCCGCGGGTTCTCGGCGTGTTCGCCTGCACCTCGCTGAGCCTGTTCGCGGCCTTCATCGGCACCTACCTGATCTATCGCCACTGGCTGCCCGGCAACGACTGGCAGCCGCTGGCCGCGCTCTCCGGCAGCTGGGTCGGCGGCACCGCGAACATGATCGCGGTGAAGCAGGCGATCGGCATGTCCGACACCTACCTGGCGATGTCGCTGCTGACCGATGCGCTGGGTTACTCGATGTGGGTGGTGGTGCTGTTCTCGGTGGCGCGGCTGGCGCCGGCGTTCAACCGCTGGACCCGGGCGAAATCCAGCGGCGACATCCCGCTGGCGCCGGTGAAGGCCAAGGCGCCGACCACCTACGACAGCGTGCTGCTGTGGCTGGGCATGGCGCTGGCGGTGGCGGCGCTGTCGGGCTGGCTGGCCGGCTGGCTGCCGGTGTCCGGCATGATCAGCGCGACCACCTGGACGATCCTGCTGGCCACCGGCTTGGGCCTGGTGGTGGCGCACACGCCGCTGGCGGAGTTCCCCGGCGCCGGCACGATCTCCAGCGCGATGCTGATCAGCGTGGTGGCGGTGCTCGCCTCGCAGAGCAACTTCCAGGGCATCGCCGCGGCGCCGCTGTATCTGCTGTGCGGCCTCACCATCATCGCGATCCACGCGGTGCTGCTGGTCGGCTTCGCCAAGCTGTTCCGCTTCGACCTGTACCTGTGCGGGATCTCCTCGCTGGCGCATATTGGCGGCGTGGCGGCCACGCCGATCCTGGCGGCCAGCTATTCGGCCGCGCTGGTGCCGGTGGGTATCCTGCTGGCCCTGCTCGGCTACATCCTGGGCACCGGCTTCGGCCTGCTGGTGGCGACGATCCTGTCCACGCTGGCGGGTGGGTGA